From a region of the Castanea sativa cultivar Marrone di Chiusa Pesio chromosome 10, ASM4071231v1 genome:
- the LOC142612220 gene encoding uncharacterized protein LOC142612220 translates to MAIEIGISQLEIFGDSKLIINQILEQYDVKKEDLVPYCKYAKKLLANFETITLEHIPRKENRQADALANLATTLALSQEETTKVAVSQRWVVPFVVEEEKEEKQANVISVCLVEKEDWRQTIIEYLQYGRLPNDAVSSPRNGMDLMLYKKSTLMKSTLMKLTS, encoded by the exons atggccattgaaatcgGCATATCGCAACTCGAGATCTTTggggattccaaattaattatcaaccaaatctTGGAGCAATATGATGTCAAGAAAGAGGACCTTGTCCCTTATTGCAAATATGCGAAGAAGTTGCTCGCAAATTTTGAGACAATTACATTGGAGCATATACCGAGGAAGGAGAATAGACAGGCTGATGCTTTAGCTAATTTGGCTACCACCTTAGCATTATCCCAAGAAGAGACAACCAAAGTTGCTGTTTCCCAAAGGTGGGTGGTGCCTTTcgtggttgaagaagaaaaagaagaaaagcaagccAACGTCATTTCTGTATGCCTTGTCGAAAAGGAAGATTGGCGACAAACAATCATTGAGTACCTTCAATATGGAAGACTCCCAAATGAT GCGGTAAGTTCACCTCGAAATGGGATGGACCTTATGTTGTACAAGAAGTCTACACTAATGAAGTCTACACTAATgaagcttacaagttga